A window from Sinanaerobacter sp. ZZT-01 encodes these proteins:
- the fumC gene encoding class II fumarate hydratase, whose product MEYRIEHDTMGEVKVPADKYWGAQTQRSFENFKIGGERMPTEIIRAFGVLKKAAALTNCKLGTLDEKRANAISAVCDEIIKGKLDEQFPLVVWQTGSGTQSNMNVNEVVANRGNEILGETLLHPNDHVNKSQSSNDTFPTAMHIAALMELENDLLPAIWQLEETFRELSDKYSSIIKTGRTHLQDATPLTLGQEISAWQEMLAKCADMIMNSEQGLKELALGGTAVGTGLNAPEKFGALVAEEISKLTEKEFETAPNKFHALTSKDALVYAHGALKALACNLMKIANDVRWLASGPRCGIGEICIPENEPGSSIMPGKVNPTQCEAMTMACVQVMANDVAIGMGASQGNFQLNVFMPMMIYNFLQSVRLLTTALVSFRIHCAVGIVPNEERIKENLDRSLMLVTALNPHIGYENAAKVAKTAHKEGITLREAAVKLGLLTAEAFDKAVVPANMVKTIECDSSI is encoded by the coding sequence ATGGAATATCGAATTGAACATGATACCATGGGAGAAGTAAAGGTACCAGCGGATAAATATTGGGGAGCGCAGACACAGCGGAGTTTTGAAAACTTTAAAATCGGAGGCGAAAGAATGCCGACCGAGATAATAAGGGCTTTTGGCGTCTTAAAAAAAGCTGCGGCGCTTACGAACTGCAAGCTTGGAACATTAGATGAAAAAAGGGCAAACGCAATCTCTGCAGTGTGCGATGAGATCATAAAAGGAAAATTGGATGAACAGTTTCCGTTGGTTGTTTGGCAGACCGGGAGCGGGACTCAGTCTAACATGAATGTAAATGAAGTCGTTGCGAATCGGGGAAATGAAATTTTAGGGGAAACGCTCCTACACCCGAATGATCATGTCAATAAATCGCAAAGCTCTAACGATACGTTCCCGACGGCGATGCATATAGCAGCACTTATGGAATTGGAAAATGATTTGTTGCCGGCGATCTGGCAGCTGGAAGAAACATTTCGTGAACTGTCAGATAAATATAGCAGCATAATTAAAACAGGAAGAACGCATCTGCAGGATGCGACGCCGCTGACACTTGGTCAAGAAATCAGCGCATGGCAGGAGATGCTTGCAAAGTGTGCAGATATGATTATGAACTCCGAACAAGGCTTAAAAGAGCTGGCCTTAGGAGGAACGGCAGTCGGTACCGGATTAAACGCGCCGGAGAAATTCGGTGCATTGGTTGCAGAAGAAATTTCAAAGCTTACAGAAAAAGAATTTGAAACGGCACCAAATAAATTCCACGCTCTGACCAGCAAGGATGCGTTGGTGTATGCACATGGAGCTTTAAAAGCGTTGGCATGTAACTTAATGAAAATTGCAAATGATGTACGCTGGCTGGCCAGTGGGCCGCGCTGCGGCATTGGTGAAATCTGTATTCCAGAGAACGAACCGGGAAGTTCGATCATGCCCGGAAAAGTAAATCCGACACAGTGTGAAGCGATGACGATGGCCTGTGTACAGGTAATGGCAAATGATGTGGCGATTGGAATGGGCGCGTCGCAGGGAAATTTTCAGCTTAATGTGTTTATGCCTATGATGATTTATAATTTTTTACAGTCAGTCCGGCTTCTTACAACCGCATTGGTTTCTTTTCGTATCCATTGTGCGGTCGGTATTGTTCCAAATGAGGAAAGGATTAAAGAGAATTTAGACCGTTCTTTGATGCTGGTAACGGCGTTGAATCCGCATATCGGATATGAAAATGCAGCGAAGGTTGCAAAGACTGCACACAAAGAGGGAATTACACTCAGGGAAGCAGCCGTTAAGCTAGGGTTGTTAACTGCAGAAGCATTTGATAAGGCAGTGGTTCCGGCCAATATGGTAAAGACAATTGAATGCGATTCGTCAATATAG
- a CDS encoding NAD(P)-dependent malic enzyme: protein MTQKSVALEKHLEWKGKLEIIARAPINTREELAIAYTPGVAEPCLEIARDESLAYDYTRKGNLVAVITDGSAVLGLGDIGPSAGMPVMEGKCALFKRFANIDAFPICIDSKDPKTIIDTVVAISKSFGGINLEDISAPRCFEIEKELIKRCDIPVFHDDQHGTAIITSAGLLNAVRLTGKKMGELKIVISGAGAAGISIARLFLQMDFGDVILCGSKGTIYENAPYNNEAQQEMAKITNKEKLVGSLADAMKGADVLIGVSKPGIVTREMVRSMADNPIIFAMANPIPEIMPDLAREAGAAVVGTGRSDFPNQVNNVLAFPGIFKGVLSVRSREITDSMKEAAARAIAGVIDEKELTADYVLPDAFDENVVKAVADAVAAEAVRLGLNRR, encoded by the coding sequence ATGACACAAAAATCAGTTGCATTGGAAAAACATTTGGAATGGAAGGGGAAGCTCGAAATCATAGCGAGGGCACCTATTAATACAAGAGAAGAATTAGCGATTGCTTATACACCTGGGGTTGCAGAGCCTTGCTTGGAAATTGCCAGAGATGAGAGTTTGGCGTATGATTATACGAGAAAAGGAAATTTGGTAGCAGTAATCACAGATGGAAGTGCCGTTTTAGGCTTGGGAGATATCGGACCGAGTGCAGGTATGCCGGTCATGGAAGGAAAGTGCGCTTTATTTAAACGCTTTGCAAATATTGATGCTTTCCCGATTTGTATTGATTCAAAGGATCCGAAAACGATCATTGATACGGTGGTTGCTATATCGAAGAGCTTTGGCGGTATTAATCTGGAAGACATCTCCGCTCCTAGATGTTTTGAAATCGAGAAAGAACTGATTAAAAGATGTGATATTCCGGTATTTCATGATGACCAGCACGGCACGGCAATCATTACTTCAGCAGGACTTTTAAATGCGGTTCGCCTGACCGGAAAGAAGATGGGTGAACTTAAAATTGTCATCAGTGGTGCCGGTGCGGCCGGAATATCAATTGCACGATTATTTTTGCAAATGGATTTCGGGGATGTAATTCTTTGCGGAAGCAAAGGCACGATTTATGAAAATGCCCCTTATAATAATGAGGCACAGCAGGAAATGGCGAAGATTACAAACAAAGAAAAATTGGTCGGCAGCTTAGCGGATGCGATGAAAGGTGCAGATGTACTGATCGGTGTTTCTAAGCCTGGAATTGTAACACGGGAGATGGTGCGTTCTATGGCGGACAACCCAATTATTTTTGCGATGGCAAACCCAATACCGGAGATTATGCCGGATTTGGCAAGAGAAGCGGGGGCTGCTGTAGTTGGGACGGGAAGAAGTGACTTCCCAAATCAAGTAAACAATGTATTAGCGTTTCCTGGCATTTTTAAAGGCGTGTTATCGGTTCGATCCAGAGAAATCACTGACAGCATGAAAGAGGCGGCTGCAAGAGCCATTGCCGGTGTGATTGATGAAAAAGAATTGACGGCCGATTACGTACTTCCGGATGCTTTTGACGAAAATGTAGTTAAGGCCGTTGCAGATGCCGTTGCAGCAGAAGCAGTTCGCCTGGGTCTGAATCGAAGATAG
- a CDS encoding MFS transporter, whose product MNAIRQYSGLPKPIYLLSLARMITAMGMFIYPFLSLLLNTRLGYNEFQIGKVMLYIAAANIMGTLLAGKLADRFGRKKIYLFALTGCVVSLFFGGVVCEEFWVVPVVVVVYFFVSMTMPVLAAMITDLSNVNNRRECFSLLYLSTNIGISMGPLIAGMLFYNHTPWIFWGQGISCFLTALLVFFFISDTMPIAEASCINTEKTESETISNLGEEKRREADRSLFLLLLERPILFCFILCLAVLTFCYIEIDFILPLQVKDIFGVEVGARYFGIMSACNGIVVVTVSPILVFLTKKKEPLLNMFIAALLYAAGFGFYAFTQSIVLYVILVAVWTSGEILISTCSGEYIASHSPESHRARFQSLYEFARGIGKAFGPLAFGLFLLEHSMESAWILIAFLCILMAFALFILYRAEENRKRSKKNRKYFI is encoded by the coding sequence TTGAATGCGATTCGTCAATATAGCGGGCTGCCTAAACCGATTTATTTGCTTTCTTTGGCACGCATGATTACAGCGATGGGGATGTTCATTTACCCATTTCTCTCATTGCTGCTGAATACACGGTTAGGTTATAATGAATTTCAAATCGGAAAAGTAATGCTTTACATAGCAGCGGCAAACATAATGGGAACCTTGCTTGCCGGAAAGCTGGCAGATCGATTTGGGAGAAAAAAAATTTATCTTTTTGCTCTGACCGGCTGTGTCGTTTCCTTGTTTTTTGGAGGCGTTGTCTGCGAAGAATTTTGGGTAGTGCCTGTGGTTGTAGTGGTTTACTTTTTTGTTAGTATGACTATGCCTGTTCTTGCAGCGATGATTACAGATCTGTCAAATGTAAACAATCGGAGAGAATGCTTTTCTTTGTTGTACTTAAGCACCAACATTGGCATATCTATGGGACCTTTGATTGCAGGGATGCTCTTTTACAATCATACGCCTTGGATTTTTTGGGGGCAGGGCATCAGCTGCTTCTTGACTGCATTGCTTGTGTTTTTTTTCATAAGTGATACGATGCCAATTGCAGAGGCAAGTTGTATCAATACAGAAAAAACCGAAAGTGAAACGATTTCGAACTTGGGAGAAGAAAAAAGAAGGGAAGCGGATCGAAGCTTATTTTTACTTTTGCTGGAGCGTCCTATTCTTTTCTGTTTTATTTTATGCCTGGCTGTACTGACTTTTTGTTATATTGAAATAGACTTTATTCTGCCTTTGCAAGTAAAAGACATATTTGGAGTTGAGGTGGGTGCAAGATATTTTGGAATTATGAGTGCCTGTAATGGCATTGTGGTGGTGACCGTATCTCCGATTTTGGTATTTTTGACAAAGAAAAAAGAACCTCTGCTTAATATGTTTATAGCGGCATTGCTATATGCAGCAGGATTTGGATTTTATGCGTTCACACAGTCGATTGTGTTGTATGTGATCTTGGTAGCTGTGTGGACTTCCGGAGAAATTTTAATTTCAACCTGTTCCGGTGAATACATAGCATCGCATTCACCGGAGAGCCACAGGGCACGGTTTCAGTCTCTGTACGAATTTGCCAGAGGGATAGGAAAAGCATTTGGACCGCTGGCTTTCGGCCTGTTTCTTTTGGAACATAGTATGGAATCGGCATGGATCCTAATTGCGTTTTTGTGCATTTTAATGGCATTTGCATTATTTATACTTTACCGTGCAGAGGAAAACCGTAAGCGAAGTAAGAAAAACAGAAAATATTTCATATAA
- the argH gene encoding argininosuccinate lyase — translation MANLWGGRFEKGMDEIVEKFNASIEFDERLYACDIQGSIAHVTMLAEQGIVSIEEKEQIIKGLESIRERIAKGELTFTVKNEDIHMAVESTLISELGEVGKKLHTARSRNDQVAVDTRLYLKEEIKEIIENLIYMEKVLLEKAESYADKIMIGFTHMQHAQPVTVGFHFMAYFQMFKRDIQRLQDTYERMDYCPLGACALAGTTIPTDRHRTAEILGFQGPTQNAMDSVSDRDYIIEFLSDASISMMHISRFAEEFVWWNSQEFSYIAIDDSFCTGSSIMPQKKNPDMAELLRGKVGRVYGHLMQMLTVLKGTPLAYNKDFQEDKEGLFDTIDTWKASLRIFAKMIEKTEFRMDVIEKHLSKGFLNATDLAEHFVKLGIPFREAHEIVGKMVKYCEHHENDFVDLTDEDLKEIDERLSLAKMPDLSIEGCVNARVSFGGTAPTEVRRQIQEEEDWLNTLA, via the coding sequence ATGGCAAATTTATGGGGTGGAAGATTTGAAAAAGGAATGGATGAAATTGTAGAAAAATTCAATGCATCCATAGAATTTGATGAACGCTTGTATGCCTGTGACATTCAAGGCAGCATTGCGCATGTGACTATGCTGGCAGAACAAGGAATTGTAAGCATAGAAGAAAAAGAACAGATTATTAAAGGGCTTGAAAGCATTAGAGAGCGTATTGCAAAAGGAGAGCTGACCTTTACAGTTAAAAATGAAGACATTCATATGGCGGTGGAAAGTACTTTGATCTCCGAACTTGGAGAGGTTGGAAAAAAACTTCATACAGCAAGAAGCAGAAATGACCAGGTCGCAGTTGACACAAGGCTGTATTTGAAAGAAGAAATAAAAGAAATTATTGAAAATTTGATTTATATGGAAAAGGTACTTTTAGAGAAAGCGGAAAGCTATGCAGATAAGATAATGATTGGCTTTACACATATGCAACATGCGCAGCCGGTTACAGTCGGATTTCATTTTATGGCTTATTTTCAGATGTTCAAAAGAGATATTCAACGCTTGCAGGATACGTATGAACGTATGGATTACTGTCCGCTGGGAGCGTGTGCACTTGCAGGTACTACGATTCCGACTGATCGTCACAGAACTGCGGAAATATTAGGATTTCAAGGACCGACACAAAATGCGATGGACAGCGTAAGTGACAGAGACTACATCATTGAATTTTTAAGTGATGCATCCATTTCAATGATGCACATCAGCCGCTTTGCAGAAGAATTTGTATGGTGGAATTCACAAGAGTTCAGTTATATCGCCATAGATGACAGCTTCTGTACCGGAAGCAGCATTATGCCGCAGAAGAAGAATCCGGATATGGCAGAGCTTCTTCGTGGTAAAGTAGGGCGTGTTTATGGGCATCTAATGCAGATGCTGACCGTATTAAAAGGGACACCGCTCGCTTATAACAAAGATTTTCAAGAAGATAAAGAAGGCTTATTTGATACCATCGATACGTGGAAGGCATCTTTGCGAATCTTTGCAAAGATGATAGAAAAAACGGAATTTCGCATGGATGTAATTGAAAAACATCTAAGCAAGGGCTTCTTGAATGCGACGGATTTAGCAGAACACTTTGTGAAACTGGGTATTCCATTCCGTGAAGCACATGAGATTGTAGGAAAAATGGTAAAATACTGTGAGCATCACGAGAATGATTTTGTTGATTTAACCGATGAGGACTTAAAAGAGATTGATGAACGCCTTTCACTTGCGAAGATGCCAGATCTAAGTATAGAGGGCTGTGTCAATGCGAGAGTGTCTTTTGGCGGAACCGCACCAACTGAAGTTCGCCGCCAAATTCAGGAAGAAGAAGATTGGTTGAATACGTTGGCATAA